From the genome of Candidatus Babeliales bacterium:
ATTGCATTGTATAAACAATAATTTTTTAAGTTTGCGTTAAGAGCAATACCTGCTACAATCTACAGCCGTATTAATCAGAAGTTTTCATTAGTCACATTATAAAAAGGTAACAAAATTATGAATAAAAAATGTATCTATGCATTGGCAATGATTACATTTTCTATGCCTCTCTATCCAGTGCTCAAAGTTGGCCATCGTGGTGCGTGTGGCTATGAGCCAGATAATACGTTGCGATCATTTGCTAAGGCAATTAGCTTCGGTGTGGATATGATTGAACTTGATGTCCATGTTTGCAAGTCAGGAGAGCTTGTAGTATTTCATGATCATAAACTTAATAAAATAGTTCGCGATGGTGGCTATGTTGCACAAAAAACATTAGCAGAGTTGCAAGCGCTTGACGTGGGCAAAGGAGAAGCAATACCAACATTGTCACAAGTTTTTGATCTTATGGCTCCTACCAATATTATTATCAATATTGAATTGAAAGGAATGGGGACGGCACAAGCAGTTGCAGAACTTATACAGCTCTATGTACGGGAAAAAGGATATTCGTATGAGCGGTTTGTAGTAACTTCTTTTAATCATTATGAATTAGAAACGTTCCGTACATTTTGTGCAGAGGTTTCTATGGGTGCGATTATAAATGGACTGCCGATTGGACTTGCAGAATTTGGTGAACGAGTAGGAGCGTCTTGCATTGTTGTTGATATTAACTGTATGAATCAAGCCTTGGTTGATGATGCGCATGCACGTGGTATGAAGATTATGGTGTATACCGTCAACGATTATGATGATATAGCATTAATGAAAGCAATGGGAGTTGACGGTATAATCTCAAATTTTCCTGACCGTATTTAATCTTTTTTTATCTGAGCAAGACAGTTCGGGTGGCAGTGATCTACATTCCAAAGAGGACTGATTGTTGCATCATCACCATAGCAATATTTTTCTTGATAAGCTTTAAGAAATTGTTGTTTTTGTTGCGATAGGCATCCATTTTCT
Proteins encoded in this window:
- a CDS encoding glycerophosphodiester phosphodiesterase produces the protein MNKKCIYALAMITFSMPLYPVLKVGHRGACGYEPDNTLRSFAKAISFGVDMIELDVHVCKSGELVVFHDHKLNKIVRDGGYVAQKTLAELQALDVGKGEAIPTLSQVFDLMAPTNIIINIELKGMGTAQAVAELIQLYVREKGYSYERFVVTSFNHYELETFRTFCAEVSMGAIINGLPIGLAEFGERVGASCIVVDINCMNQALVDDAHARGMKIMVYTVNDYDDIALMKAMGVDGIISNFPDRI